From Microbacterium sp. LWH11-1.2, one genomic window encodes:
- a CDS encoding LLM class flavin-dependent oxidoreductase produces the protein MSRPQHFGWFLARGFGPQGWGYPALDWDYDWTRPEIYQEAARTLEQAGFDLVIIEDAPSMGSPETIDIRVRHAFGGPKHDPLLLAPYLFQATKHLGVVPTVNPAASLPYTSARQFATLQHLSANRLGLNVVTDTGSARHFSDAAQLGHDEAYDRAEEWLDGIRSLWRSWDEGALVRDRTTDVFADGARMRRVQHRGTHYSFDGPLNALPFTDGEPAIVSPGGSGRGLGFAGANSDVQLALAPLHEASVRAYRAKIHDAAVAAGRRPDDIKILFAIQPVITSSSEEADRLVAASAHPDDSALLQIARKQSSDLETDLTSLDLDKPLDLEIFGPHVSRGSIQRLVGDRGEDAPLRAHLTALVRAGRFSDRTGFVGTAEEFADVIEELGEWGNDGVLLWGDFHPVSLHRTLDELVPVLRRRGILRREYTDGGLQANLRAF, from the coding sequence ATGAGCCGCCCCCAGCACTTCGGGTGGTTCCTCGCCCGCGGTTTCGGGCCGCAGGGGTGGGGCTATCCCGCCCTCGACTGGGACTACGACTGGACGCGCCCCGAGATCTACCAGGAGGCCGCGCGAACGCTCGAGCAGGCGGGTTTCGATCTCGTCATCATCGAGGATGCTCCGTCGATGGGATCGCCGGAGACCATCGACATCCGCGTCCGGCACGCGTTCGGCGGTCCGAAGCACGACCCGCTGCTCCTCGCGCCCTACCTCTTCCAGGCCACGAAGCACCTCGGTGTCGTTCCGACCGTCAACCCGGCGGCGTCTCTCCCCTACACGTCCGCGCGACAGTTCGCGACGCTGCAGCACCTGAGCGCGAATCGTCTCGGCCTCAACGTCGTGACCGACACCGGCAGTGCACGCCACTTCTCGGATGCCGCCCAGCTGGGCCACGACGAGGCGTACGACCGCGCCGAGGAGTGGCTCGACGGCATCCGCTCGCTCTGGCGCAGCTGGGACGAGGGCGCGCTGGTGCGGGATCGCACCACGGACGTGTTCGCGGACGGCGCGAGGATGCGACGCGTGCAGCACCGCGGCACGCACTACTCCTTCGACGGGCCGCTCAACGCGCTGCCCTTCACCGACGGAGAGCCGGCGATCGTGTCACCCGGAGGTTCCGGACGCGGTCTCGGCTTCGCCGGAGCGAACTCCGACGTGCAGCTCGCGCTCGCCCCGTTGCACGAGGCATCCGTCCGCGCATACCGGGCGAAGATCCACGATGCCGCCGTCGCCGCGGGCCGCCGCCCCGACGACATCAAGATCCTCTTCGCCATCCAGCCGGTGATCACCTCGTCTTCCGAGGAGGCCGATCGTCTCGTCGCCGCCTCGGCGCACCCCGACGACTCGGCCCTCCTGCAGATCGCCCGCAAGCAGTCGAGCGATCTCGAGACCGATCTCACGTCGCTCGACCTCGACAAGCCGCTCGACCTCGAGATCTTCGGCCCGCACGTCTCGCGCGGGAGCATCCAGCGACTGGTCGGCGACCGCGGTGAGGATGCCCCGCTGCGGGCGCACCTGACGGCCCTCGTGCGCGCCGGCCGCTTCTCCGACCGCACCGGCTTCGTCGGGACCGCCGAGGAGTTCGCCGATGTGATCGAGGAACTCGGCGAGTGGGGCAACGACGGCGTGCTGCTGTGGGGCGACTTCCACCCGGTGAGCCTGCACCGCACGCTCGACGAGCTGGTCCCCGTGCTCCGCCGGCGCGGCATCCTCCGTCGCGAGTACACGGACGGCGGGCTGCAGGCGAACCTGCGCGCCTTCTGA
- the leuC gene encoding 3-isopropylmalate dehydratase large subunit produces the protein MSTPAPGSDSARRRTLAEKVWDDHLVVKGENGEPDLIYIDLHLVHEVTSPQAFDGLRSEGRPLRRLDLTIATEDHNTPTWEIDKPIADLTSRTQIETLRRNAAEFGVRLHSLGDAEQGIVHVVGPQLGLTMPGITVVCGDSHTSTHGAFGAMAFGIGTSEVEHVMATQTLPLKPFKTMAITVEGTLRPGVTAKDIILAVIAKIGTGGGQGYVLEFRGSAIRALSMEGRMTICNMSIEAGARAGMVAPDETTFAYLEGRQHAPKGQDWEDAVAYWRTLPTDEGAVFDAEVFIDADELEPFVTWGTNPGQGSSLSASVPDPAEIADPNERAAAERALEYMALMPGTPLKEVPVDAVFMGSCTNSRIEDLRAFASIIEGKKKADGVRVMVVPGSARVRLEAEAEGLDKIITDFGAEWRFAGCSMCLGMNPDQLAPGERCASTSNRNFEGRQGKGGRTHLVSPLVAAATAIRGTLSSPADLLVTIGEEA, from the coding sequence ATGAGCACCCCCGCACCCGGTTCCGATTCCGCACGCCGCAGGACCCTGGCCGAGAAGGTCTGGGACGACCATCTCGTCGTCAAGGGCGAGAACGGCGAACCGGACCTCATCTACATCGACCTGCACCTCGTGCACGAGGTCACCAGCCCGCAGGCCTTCGACGGCCTGCGCAGCGAAGGCCGCCCCCTCCGCCGACTCGACCTCACGATCGCCACGGAAGACCACAACACCCCGACGTGGGAGATCGACAAGCCGATCGCCGACCTCACCAGTCGCACGCAGATCGAGACGCTGCGGCGCAACGCGGCCGAGTTCGGCGTGCGCCTGCACTCGCTGGGCGACGCCGAGCAGGGCATCGTGCACGTGGTCGGACCGCAGCTCGGCCTGACCATGCCCGGCATCACCGTCGTCTGCGGCGACTCGCACACCTCGACGCACGGCGCGTTCGGCGCCATGGCGTTCGGCATCGGCACGAGCGAGGTCGAGCACGTCATGGCCACGCAGACGCTGCCGCTCAAGCCCTTCAAGACCATGGCGATCACGGTCGAGGGCACGCTGCGCCCCGGCGTCACCGCCAAGGACATCATCCTCGCCGTGATCGCCAAGATCGGCACCGGCGGCGGTCAGGGCTACGTCCTGGAGTTCCGCGGCAGCGCGATCCGCGCGCTGTCGATGGAGGGCCGCATGACGATCTGCAACATGTCGATCGAGGCCGGCGCCCGCGCCGGGATGGTGGCGCCCGACGAGACGACGTTCGCCTACCTGGAAGGGCGCCAGCACGCGCCGAAGGGCCAGGACTGGGAGGATGCCGTCGCCTACTGGCGCACGCTGCCCACCGATGAGGGCGCGGTGTTCGACGCCGAGGTCTTCATCGACGCCGACGAGCTCGAGCCGTTCGTCACCTGGGGGACCAACCCGGGGCAGGGCAGCTCGCTGTCGGCATCCGTTCCGGACCCGGCCGAGATCGCCGATCCGAACGAGCGCGCCGCGGCGGAGCGCGCCCTGGAGTACATGGCCCTCATGCCGGGGACGCCGCTCAAGGAGGTGCCCGTCGACGCGGTCTTCATGGGCTCGTGCACCAACAGCCGCATCGAGGACCTGCGCGCCTTCGCCTCGATCATCGAGGGCAAGAAGAAGGCGGACGGCGTCCGTGTCATGGTCGTCCCCGGCTCCGCCCGCGTGCGGCTCGAGGCAGAGGCCGAGGGCCTGGACAAGATCATCACCGACTTCGGCGCCGAGTGGCGCTTCGCAGGCTGCTCGATGTGCCTCGGCATGAATCCGGATCAGCTCGCACCGGGGGAGCGCTGCGCGTCGACCTCCAACCGCAACTTCGAGGGCCGTCAGGGCAAGGGCGGGCGCACGCACCTCGTGTCGCCGCTCGTCGCGGCGGCGACCGCCATCCGCGGCACGCTGTCGAGCCCTGCCGATCTGCTCGTCACCATCGGAGAAGAGGCCTGA
- a CDS encoding PLP-dependent transferase yields the protein MTVDTARFATRAVHAARGRETAAPRATPIYLTAGFEFDDFDHAADHFGTGTGFGYTRTGNPTVHAAERQLAALESGADAVLVASGQAAVVTALLTVAGAGDHIVTSTHIYEGTRGLFLDNLARLDIETTFIDDIADPEAWRAAIRPNTRALFAESIANARNDVLDVAAISAVADEAAIPLIVDNTLATPFLLRPIEHGAAIVVHSASKFLAGHGSVLGGVIVDDGRFDAERAGHNAPHLVLPGRGGLPSVAARHGGRARIAYARESVAPRFGASPSPLNAFLIGQGAETLGLRVERQSRNALAIAQWLEAQEAVESVDYVGLPSHPDHDTAVRYLDGGFGSIFTFTLRGGLDAARQFVEQVRVFTHMTHIGDVRSLVLHPGTTSHAQRTEEERELLGVRPGTLRLSIGIEDIEDLISDLARVLDATREAVA from the coding sequence ATGACCGTCGACACCGCCCGCTTCGCCACCCGTGCGGTGCATGCCGCGAGAGGCCGCGAGACGGCGGCACCCCGAGCCACGCCGATCTACCTCACGGCCGGGTTCGAGTTCGACGACTTCGACCATGCGGCGGACCACTTCGGCACCGGCACCGGATTCGGCTACACCCGCACCGGGAACCCGACCGTGCACGCGGCAGAGCGTCAGCTCGCCGCCCTCGAGTCCGGAGCGGATGCCGTGCTCGTCGCGAGCGGACAGGCCGCGGTCGTGACGGCGCTGCTGACCGTCGCCGGCGCGGGCGATCACATCGTGACCTCGACGCACATCTACGAGGGGACCCGGGGCCTGTTCCTCGACAACCTCGCCCGACTCGACATCGAGACCACGTTCATCGACGACATCGCCGACCCGGAGGCCTGGCGTGCAGCGATCCGACCCAACACGCGCGCGCTGTTCGCGGAGTCCATCGCCAACGCCCGCAACGACGTGCTCGACGTCGCCGCCATCAGCGCCGTCGCCGACGAGGCGGCCATCCCCCTGATCGTCGACAACACGCTGGCCACTCCCTTCCTGCTGCGCCCGATCGAGCACGGCGCGGCGATCGTCGTGCACTCGGCGTCGAAGTTCCTCGCCGGCCACGGATCGGTCCTCGGCGGGGTGATCGTGGACGACGGTCGCTTCGACGCGGAGCGCGCGGGTCACAACGCACCGCATCTCGTGCTCCCCGGTCGCGGCGGACTGCCGAGCGTCGCCGCCCGGCATGGCGGCCGCGCGCGGATCGCGTACGCACGCGAGTCGGTGGCTCCGCGCTTCGGCGCCTCCCCCTCGCCTCTGAACGCCTTCCTGATCGGTCAGGGCGCGGAGACCCTCGGGCTGCGCGTCGAACGTCAGTCGCGCAACGCCCTGGCGATCGCTCAGTGGCTCGAGGCGCAGGAGGCGGTCGAGAGCGTCGACTACGTCGGCCTGCCGTCGCACCCGGATCACGACACCGCGGTGCGCTACCTCGATGGCGGCTTCGGCTCCATCTTCACGTTCACTCTTCGCGGCGGCCTCGACGCCGCCCGCCAGTTCGTCGAGCAGGTGCGCGTCTTCACCCACATGACGCACATCGGCGACGTGCGCTCGCTGGTGCTGCATCCCGGCACGACGAGCCACGCGCAGCGCACGGAGGAGGAGCGCGAACTGCTCGGCGTGCGCCCCGGCACGCTGCGCCTGTCCATCGGCATCGAGGACATCGAGGACCTCATCTCCGATCTGGCGCGCGTGCTCGACGCCACGCGCGAGGCGGTGGCATGA
- a CDS encoding LON peptidase substrate-binding domain-containing protein, with amino-acid sequence MTAIPMFPLGSVLFPFTPLPLRVFEPRYLTMVGRLLDEDDPEFGVVLIERGHEVGGGDRRTSIGTMARLVSVSAGAEVLTAVAVGTDRFTVEQWLDDDPYPRADVTPLPRLEWDDALTPLEKEAEAIVRRTLARAPETRWDADTELADEPLAAAWQLAAIAPLGEYDRYTLLQSTTAGALLRQIIDLTLEAELLWSAE; translated from the coding sequence ATGACCGCGATACCGATGTTCCCGCTCGGCTCGGTGCTCTTCCCGTTCACCCCGCTGCCGCTGCGCGTGTTCGAGCCGCGGTATCTCACGATGGTCGGACGGCTTCTCGACGAGGACGACCCCGAGTTCGGCGTCGTGCTCATCGAGCGCGGCCACGAGGTCGGCGGCGGCGACCGGCGCACCAGCATCGGCACGATGGCCCGGCTGGTCAGCGTCTCGGCCGGCGCCGAGGTGCTGACCGCCGTCGCTGTCGGCACCGATCGCTTCACGGTCGAACAATGGCTCGACGACGACCCCTACCCCCGCGCGGATGTCACGCCGCTTCCCCGACTCGAGTGGGACGATGCACTCACCCCGCTGGAGAAGGAGGCCGAGGCCATCGTGCGTCGCACTCTCGCTCGCGCGCCCGAGACGCGGTGGGACGCCGACACCGAGCTCGCCGATGAGCCGCTCGCCGCGGCATGGCAGCTCGCCGCGATCGCTCCGCTGGGCGAATACGACAGGTACACCCTGCTGCAGTCGACGACGGCCGGTGCGCTCCTTCGACAGATCATCGATCTCACGCTCGAGGCCGAGCTCCTGTGGTCAGCCGAGTGA
- a CDS encoding sigma-70 family RNA polymerase sigma factor: MPVQTSDQRWAAQAAAGDESAFRELYRAHVRPVYWIANGILASPADAEDVTQETFVVAWRKLPGLELQGESILPWLATICRFQAANRLRQRRRDQAHTAEALDEELPDTVSVEEQVITADLAARIAAEVGTLSELDREIFRLCASEGYAYQAAAEELGVSHAVVRNRLSRVRTQLRGAVKEARDA, encoded by the coding sequence ATGCCCGTGCAGACGAGTGATCAGAGATGGGCCGCGCAGGCCGCAGCAGGCGACGAGAGCGCCTTCCGCGAGCTGTACCGAGCCCACGTACGACCGGTCTACTGGATCGCCAACGGCATCCTCGCGTCGCCCGCCGACGCCGAGGATGTGACGCAGGAGACCTTCGTGGTCGCGTGGCGCAAGCTCCCGGGGCTCGAGCTCCAGGGCGAGTCGATCCTGCCGTGGCTGGCGACGATCTGCCGATTCCAGGCGGCGAACCGGCTCCGCCAGCGCCGCCGTGACCAGGCTCACACGGCCGAGGCCCTCGACGAGGAGCTGCCGGACACGGTCAGCGTCGAGGAGCAGGTCATCACCGCGGATCTCGCGGCGCGGATCGCCGCCGAGGTCGGCACACTGAGCGAGCTCGATCGCGAGATCTTCCGCCTGTGCGCATCCGAGGGCTATGCCTATCAGGCCGCAGCCGAAGAGCTCGGCGTGAGCCACGCCGTCGTCCGGAACCGTCTCTCCCGAGTGCGCACCCAGTTGCGCGGCGCTGTGAAGGAAGCG
- a CDS encoding TIGR00645 family protein: MTSTSHPDHIEHGIAPLETRPQNSWARAIGSLIFVSRWLQAPLYLGLIVAQLVYVVVFMVELWHLIAEDVFGDITHIEEATIMLTVLGLIDVVMIANLLIMVIIGGYETFVSRINTEGHPDQPEWLSHVNANVLKVKLAMAIIGISSIHLLKTFIEVGGMSESGINEDGEKYTPTGVLWQVVIHCVFILSALALAWIDKMSQSTAKAAHAAAQTAPQNAAH, from the coding sequence GTGACCTCGACTTCGCACCCAGACCACATCGAACACGGCATCGCTCCCCTGGAGACCCGGCCCCAGAACTCCTGGGCCCGGGCGATCGGCTCGCTCATCTTCGTGAGCCGCTGGCTGCAGGCCCCGCTCTACCTCGGCCTGATCGTCGCCCAGCTGGTCTACGTCGTCGTGTTCATGGTGGAGCTGTGGCACCTGATCGCCGAGGACGTGTTCGGCGACATCACGCACATCGAAGAGGCCACCATCATGCTGACGGTGCTCGGCCTGATCGACGTCGTGATGATCGCGAACCTCCTCATCATGGTGATCATCGGCGGATACGAGACCTTCGTCTCGCGTATCAACACGGAGGGGCACCCGGATCAGCCCGAGTGGCTCTCGCACGTCAATGCGAACGTGCTCAAGGTGAAGCTCGCGATGGCGATCATCGGCATCTCCTCGATCCACCTGCTCAAGACATTCATCGAGGTGGGCGGGATGAGCGAGTCGGGGATCAACGAGGACGGCGAGAAGTACACCCCGACCGGCGTCCTCTGGCAGGTCGTCATCCACTGCGTGTTCATCCTCTCGGCCCTCGCGCTGGCCTGGATCGACAAGATGTCGCAGAGCACGGCGAAGGCCGCGCACGCTGCGGCGCAGACCGCTCCGCAGAACGCCGCGCACTGA
- a CDS encoding TerC/Alx family metal homeostasis membrane protein, with the protein MEIPLWFEITSMVVLTIILIGDLLLIKLRPHIPSTKESTLWVVFYVGLALLFAVLLGNVGGWQNAGDFITGWALEYSLSIDNLFVFVLIMAQFAVPRRLQQQVLMIGIIIALVLRGAFILVGVAIVENFSPIFYVFGAFLIWTAIRQAMPDGDHEGEVQRENFVVRLLRRRIDISDHYDGSKLRTTVDGKRMFTPMVIVLITIGVTDLIFAIDSIPAIFEITTNGFLVFAANIFALMGLRQLYFLLGDLLDRLRYLHYGIAVILGFIGIKLILHALHVNELPFINGGEHVEWVPDIDNMVSLGVIIASMTIATIASLIASGREKRAEKKAVITE; encoded by the coding sequence TTGGAAATCCCTCTCTGGTTCGAGATCACCTCGATGGTCGTCCTCACGATCATCCTCATCGGCGACCTCCTGCTCATCAAACTGCGCCCGCACATCCCCTCGACGAAGGAGTCCACCCTCTGGGTGGTGTTCTACGTCGGCCTCGCGCTGCTGTTCGCGGTGCTGCTCGGCAACGTGGGCGGCTGGCAGAACGCCGGCGACTTCATCACCGGATGGGCGCTCGAGTACAGCCTCTCGATCGACAACCTCTTCGTCTTCGTGCTGATCATGGCGCAGTTCGCCGTTCCGAGGCGGCTGCAGCAGCAGGTGCTCATGATCGGGATCATCATCGCCCTCGTCCTGCGCGGCGCGTTCATCCTCGTCGGCGTCGCGATCGTCGAGAACTTCTCGCCGATCTTCTACGTCTTCGGCGCATTCCTCATCTGGACAGCGATCCGCCAGGCGATGCCGGACGGCGATCACGAGGGCGAGGTGCAGCGCGAGAACTTCGTCGTGCGACTGCTGCGTCGGCGCATCGACATCAGCGACCACTACGACGGTTCGAAGCTGCGCACCACGGTAGACGGCAAGCGGATGTTCACTCCGATGGTCATCGTGCTCATCACGATCGGTGTGACCGACCTGATCTTCGCGATCGACTCGATCCCGGCGATCTTCGAGATCACGACGAACGGCTTCCTCGTGTTCGCGGCGAACATCTTCGCGCTGATGGGCCTGCGCCAGCTGTACTTCCTGCTCGGCGATCTGCTCGACCGCCTGCGCTACCTGCACTACGGCATCGCCGTGATCCTCGGCTTCATCGGCATCAAGCTCATCCTGCATGCGCTGCACGTGAACGAGCTGCCGTTCATCAACGGCGGCGAGCACGTCGAGTGGGTGCCCGACATCGACAACATGGTCTCGCTGGGCGTGATCATCGCGTCGATGACGATCGCGACGATCGCCAGCCTCATCGCCTCAGGGCGCGAGAAGCGGGCCGAGAAGAAGGCGGTCATCACCGAGTGA
- a CDS encoding DUF427 domain-containing protein: MRRPLPVIPAPGQESVWDYPRPPRVEPVGERVTIRLGGVLIADTRDAVRVLETSHPPVYYLPIVDFVPGALTDAPGSSLCEFKGTARYLDVRGGDTVREGAAWNYPNPAPGFETLRDRVAVYAGPMDGCTVGDEVVVPQPGGFYGGWVTPSVVGPFKGGPGSLGW; encoded by the coding sequence ATGCGCCGACCTCTTCCCGTCATCCCCGCTCCGGGGCAGGAATCCGTGTGGGACTACCCGAGGCCACCTCGGGTCGAGCCGGTCGGGGAGCGCGTGACCATCCGCCTCGGCGGCGTGCTGATCGCCGATACCCGGGATGCCGTGCGGGTGCTCGAGACGAGCCATCCTCCCGTCTACTATCTCCCGATCGTCGATTTCGTCCCGGGAGCGCTGACGGATGCTCCGGGCAGCTCGCTCTGCGAGTTCAAGGGCACCGCGCGCTACCTCGACGTGCGCGGCGGAGACACGGTGCGCGAGGGCGCGGCGTGGAACTACCCGAATCCCGCGCCGGGGTTCGAGACGCTGCGCGACCGGGTCGCGGTGTACGCGGGACCGATGGACGGATGCACCGTCGGGGACGAGGTCGTCGTCCCGCAGCCGGGCGGCTTCTACGGCGGGTGGGTCACGCCCTCGGTCGTCGGACCGTTCAAGGGCGGCCCGGGCTCGCTGGGTTGGTAG